The sequence GTATACTTGACATAATCCTTTGTCACCGGCTCTTGAAGCTAGCAGCAAATGGCAATTCTAGGGATTGAAAAGTCAGTCGACCTCATTCTCCCCGGCAAACTGGGTCGTTGCTTTTAAGGCGCCTGCGTCAGACCAGGGCCAAGAATTTTCAATAACAGTGTTTAGACTATTTCTGAGCTTTCTGCCCTATTTATAGCCCATTCTCATTATAGTCGGCACAATCCATTCCTCGACTCTAATATGAATTAGAGAAAACCATCTAAGTTGTTTGTATAAGTTATCTGACAAATGGTGGGTAGAGAAGGGCAGCAGCAGAAGTCCAGTGTTGGTGATGGCCTGCTTGATCCCACTCTCAAATCTGAGATACTCAGATACGCTGATTTTGCACGCATATGTTACAGTgtaataaaaaatgatgaaatagttaaggagTCAAATAATTTGCGAGAACGCGGCTACGAAATTACGGATTATATTTTCTACAATGTTCGCTTGTGCACATCCTACTATCGACGCCCTATTGGCTTCATTGCCGTTTGCACTGACGAAAATGAAATAAGGAGAGTTGGAGGGCGTGATATAGTGGTTGCTTTTAGAGGGACCAGTAAACGACGAGAATGGATTCAAAATCTCAAAGACAAAGTAGTTCCTTGGCAAGACCTGCCTGGTCCAAGTTCAAAACCTGTCTTGGGAATATGTAAGGGATTTCTTGGGTATTATGAAGACAAAGGCGAATACAATTGTGATAGCAGCCCAAAAGACATTATTGAGCGTACGATTACAAGGTTAGTGGAAAAGTATAAAGGGGAAAGTTTGAGCATAATAATTTGTGGACACAGCTTGGGAGGTGCCCTCGCAACAATGAGCGCATATCATATCAAACTACTGCGGCCTTCAACACCCGTCACAGTCTTCACCTTCGCCTCTCCGCGGGTGGGTAATCGACCATTCGCCGATCATATGGAAGAGATTAGAGTCAAAGTGGTGCGTGTGGTAGTGAAAGGTGATTTGGTTACCAAGGTGCCAGGACTCATTTTGAACGAGAATGCACACAATCGAGTGGCACGGCTTGAAGGACAAAAGTTTGTTGGACAGTGGGCATACTGTCATGTGGGCACAAAGATTCGGCTGGATCCTTCCTCCTCCCCCGACTTGAGCTGGAAGGCTAGACTTTTTCATCGCCACAATTTAGAAACTTATCTCCACTTGCTCACCCGGTATACCACTTGCAGCAGCTAATATAAAATTTATTGTTGATTGATCTATGGCCTAACTTACATCATCTGTGAAgtcaatgaaattatttttaagaaGAATTTAAATATCATTTAAAGGTTTGACAATTCATATCTTTAAATTTCATATTGTTGCCGGAGTAAGACATTTAAAGCATGTATCCTGATTCCCATTTTGGGTGTAGTCTACTGCAATTGCTTCCATGATTCAAGCAGAAAAAGGAGTTCAATGTTTGAGGTTTTGTGCAGTAAATGAAATGCTCCATGGAATCGAGGATGTTTTCATAATAAATGAGGCATGAAAATTCCCTGTTTCAGGCCATGTGTTGCAAGAATTACCAAAGTGCTCCAAGATTATAATGGCAAAGGATCAATTTTGTGGGGTCCAGTGATTGGGACACTATTTTCAAGTTACTGCGCTAGTCCATTGTGTCTCCAATTCCTTAGGGGATTTTGGGTCCTAAATATCATATTTCTTCACATTCCTTGTAAAGAAAAACGGAAAAAGAAAACCATAATATATTAATATGTAGGTAAAGATGCTTTATCCTTCAAAAGACAACAATCAGTCTTAACTAAATAGAACGTAGCTCAGATTGACTATATCAGCAATAAGAGAGAAACAGAAACAAAGTAATGTCCATTGTTTCAtttccttaaaaaataaaaaaattacaatgccAAACTTCTGCACGACACGCTCCATCCTAAATCAAAAACTCTGTCCCTTCGAAATGCCTCTACAACCCCACAAAAAGGAAAGAGAAAACTAAAAATATTGTTTATTGATCCAAGTCCTAAATTATATCATGTATAAAGTTAATGAAATTATATTGAAGCAGAATTTAAACATCATGTAAAGGTTAACAAGTCATATCATTGAATTTTGCATTGTGGCTTGACTAATACTTTTAAAGCATGCATCTCTATTCCCATTTTGGGTGTACCCTATTACAATTTCTTTCATGAATCAAGCACAAAAGAAGTTCAATGTTTGAGGTTTTATGTAGCAATTAAAATACTTTGAGGATTAAAGATCACTTCATCATATATCAAACATGAAAATTCCCAGTTTCAAGTCATATGGTTCAAGAATTCCTAAATTGCTGCAAGAGAGGAAAATGATGCAATATGAAAACAAACACCTatctttaaaattcaaaattcaaaacacaaacacaaacaaaGTCTCTTTGTTAGAAATAAATTCTCAGATTGCAACAGTATGTTTGAAAGGCATAGGAATAGGTGATCCACATTTTAAGATATAAATTGACTTATTTACACACATCACATTAAAGGGAGAATAGACCCAAAATATCCAACCTCAATCCTATTGAGAATAGGGCTAAATGTAGATTGCATTCTATTCCCCTTTTGATTAGTTGAGGatgcaattaaaatgatttaatttgaaAGCTAGATCTAGTGTAAATAATGAGAATTTGACATAATAATAGAAACAACAAGGTACATGTGTAACATGCAAAAATAAAGTTAATCTAAGTAAAATAGATAGAGACGTACCCGTGACAACAAATTTGGCTCAAAACTACAAGACCGAGAGGCAAACATAGAATTTTTCCTCCAACCATCAAATGCCAAAAAAACAAGAAACTTTCAAAATCTAAATGTCACTCAGAACCTTTTCCCAAAAGCTCATCAAAAATTTACAAGACCAAGAGGTAATTATCGACCAAGTCCACTTTTTACCCCTACAAAAGTCAAATCTGGTCATCATTGAATTCTCTGTCGGAATCTTCGCATGTGGTTCTTGAGTCTATCACCTACACACAAAAATAAGGAAAATGTTGTGTTTTATAGAGGTTTCCCTAGGTCAAACACCAAGTTTGgcattaacccttgaattgaatcaaaattgaacttgaaatattgaagtaaatgccAAATGATATTAACTCAGATTTGTTGCAATTAATAATAgatggtgatgcaatgctctttgaatataATCACAAGTGTTCATGCAATAACATGACTTGACATGACATGAACATGATGTTGGCATGTTGGTATAATTGATAGAGATGATAATGTACCAGTAAaggatgatgatgatatattgatagactgttggtgatgatatattgatggactgttggtgatgatataattatgatatgatgctttatgatcaattatttgtgttgtcattgatggcaaccatgtttgtttatgtttggtatatcatctaagttatctaggCCTAACTGGTAATGGATTGTTTGCTAAGTTGCAGTCAACCGGTAAGtaggaacagagaaggagatggttgtggtagagatgcgtgttgagttaggtgttgtgtTTTGGAATGTATGTCATTATAACGAGTCTATGACTGGtactgcatcatgtttggagaaccaaaagtcatgtttgtaattgattgttgttTATTTAGTGCAAGGTTTGagaaccggtgtcaagatctttaaccaatgatgttttatggtttggtggtgaatcTTTTCATGATCTTATCTTTGTGGTGACATGTCAGAATCTGTGTGAAGTGATAAGATATTGTTTGAGCATGATCAAGGAgcaaatttcttgtgaaacaatgaagtgcttagcagaatgtgttaagagtttgacaacttatcatatcgatgtgcggtgatgtgttatgatcattcaacagttATAACTGTCTTaaaatttattgtaataatttgtaatgatttgtaatgaacTGATAGGATCTAAATTATAAATTCtatgtattttgaatgttgttagggttatgtaaccgacctagttgaaaagtgtatttaggtcgagtttgagaagagattttgtgtcggtgatcAAAGAAGGAGAGTGTGTCAAACcaaattgagatgtctgcatgtgtgaagtagattggagctaaaatggatctatactagcaagcagagagtgtTGTGATCAAGTCATttacctgttgttccctaacagttacaatagtattaaaatcccttaactgggtaggtcctaacaagtctgatattgtaaatcccttcatcggatggctcattaacttgagtttaaatcctttagcaaagtTACTCCTAAGAGGgcagagctcctaatagggctgaggttaaaatccctttaccgggtgactcctaacagggttttctcttaaccgagtattattgtaaagctcctaactagaCTAAGCATTTAacagggcacattccaaaagagtgcaaattttatgggtaccaattctcaccatggtttttcccaccaCGGTGGGAATTATCGACCTAGTCCACTTTTTGCCCCTACAAAAGTCAAATTTGGTCGTTGTTGAATTCTTTGTCAGAATCTTCACTTGTGGTTCTTGAATCCATtatctacacacaaaaagaagggaaatGATATTGTTTATAgaggttttcctaggtcaaaccccagttttggcattaacccttgaattgaatcaaaattaaacttgaaattttgaagtaAATTCCAAATGATATTAGCTCATTTTTTTTGCAATT is a genomic window of Cryptomeria japonica chromosome 7, Sugi_1.0, whole genome shotgun sequence containing:
- the LOC131040612 gene encoding phospholipase A1-Igamma1, chloroplastic-like, translated to MVGREGQQQKSSVGDGLLDPTLKSEILRYADFARICYSVIKNDEIVKESNNLRERGYEITDYIFYNVRLCTSYYRRPIGFIAVCTDENEIRRVGGRDIVVAFRGTSKRREWIQNLKDKVVPWQDLPGPSSKPVLGICKGFLGYYEDKGEYNCDSSPKDIIERTITRLVEKYKGESLSIIICGHSLGGALATMSAYHIKLLRPSTPVTVFTFASPRVGNRPFADHMEEIRVKVVRVVVKGDLVTKVPGLILNENAHNRVARLEGQKFVGQWAYCHVGTKIRLDPSSSPDLSWKARLFHRHNLETYLHLLTRYTTCSS